One Rhodospirillaceae bacterium DNA window includes the following coding sequences:
- a CDS encoding efflux RND transporter periplasmic adaptor subunit yields MRIKSKAVLLATASLIAFSSMAIAAGDTETMVPSTQYEPQLSRDEFVFAMLQEPDHDDHDDHAEDDHDHDDDHDDHAEDDHDEHAEDDHDDHDDHDDHDDHDDHEEEGALRVSPADMKEFGIETGTANGDVLRATVRLSGEVVLNDNLAAHIVPKVSGNVQKVLVNLGDRVQEGQALAELESRELADAKADYVAAKERAALSNTNFERFQSLWDQKITSEQEYLEVRNVFRESEIVLKASEQKLFALDVSPNDLSNISSGNGHQLTHFELKAPLDGEVIERNIARGEFIDPDSRAFIVADLSTVWVDLTVYEAQLSLVRRGQNVTVTSRYGNAQTEGVIEYVSPVVDPSTRTATARVVLDNTDGQWPPGTFVDAVIAVNSIRAGVVIPRDAVQTIDNETIVFVQDGDVFETVVVQLGRQDDRHVEIVSGLKAGQTFVAQNAFALKAELGRSGLEHAGHAH; encoded by the coding sequence ATGCGTATCAAGAGCAAGGCCGTGCTTCTAGCGACAGCTTCATTGATTGCGTTTTCGTCCATGGCAATTGCAGCTGGAGACACCGAGACTATGGTGCCCTCAACTCAGTATGAACCACAATTGAGTAGGGACGAGTTTGTGTTTGCTATGTTGCAGGAACCTGATCACGACGATCATGACGACCATGCAGAAGACGACCACGACCACGACGACGATCATGACGATCATGCGGAAGATGACCATGATGAACACGCGGAAGATGATCACGATGATCACGATGATCACGATGATCACGATGATCACGATGATCATGAAGAAGAAGGCGCACTCCGGGTGTCACCTGCTGATATGAAAGAATTCGGTATTGAAACCGGCACTGCAAATGGTGACGTGCTCCGGGCGACCGTTCGCCTGAGTGGCGAGGTCGTTCTAAATGACAATCTGGCGGCCCATATCGTTCCGAAAGTAAGCGGCAATGTACAGAAGGTGCTGGTCAACCTTGGTGATCGAGTTCAGGAGGGACAGGCGTTAGCCGAACTTGAGAGCCGTGAGCTCGCTGATGCCAAGGCCGATTATGTTGCAGCTAAGGAGCGCGCCGCTTTGTCCAACACGAATTTTGAACGTTTTCAAAGTCTCTGGGATCAAAAGATTACCTCTGAGCAGGAATACCTTGAGGTGCGAAATGTATTTCGTGAATCTGAAATTGTGCTGAAAGCGTCCGAACAAAAGCTTTTTGCACTCGATGTTTCACCTAATGACCTGTCGAACATATCCAGCGGAAATGGACATCAACTGACCCATTTTGAGCTCAAGGCCCCACTCGACGGAGAAGTTATAGAGCGGAACATAGCACGAGGCGAGTTCATAGATCCTGACTCGCGGGCATTTATCGTTGCCGATCTCAGCACTGTATGGGTTGACCTAACTGTGTATGAAGCCCAGCTGTCACTCGTTCGTCGGGGGCAGAATGTGACCGTGACAAGCCGGTACGGGAATGCGCAGACAGAAGGGGTTATCGAATACGTGAGCCCCGTGGTTGATCCGTCTACTCGGACGGCGACCGCTCGGGTCGTGCTCGACAATACCGATGGTCAATGGCCACCTGGAACGTTTGTAGATGCCGTTATCGCGGTTAACAGCATCAGGGCTGGCGTCGTCATACCGCGTGATGCCGTACAAACGATAGACAATGAAACAATAGTCTTTGTGCAAGACGGGGATGTTTTTGAGACTGTCGTAGTGCAACTCGGACGACAGGATGACAGACACGTTGAGATCGTTTCAGGCTTGAAGGCTGGCCAAACTTTTGTTGCCCAGAATGCCTTCGCTCTCAAAGCTGAATTGGGTCGCTCCGGGCTCGAACATGCTGGCCACGCCCACTAG
- a CDS encoding CusA/CzcA family heavy metal efflux RND transporter produces the protein MIENLVSRSIHNPLLVGVLAVAVFLGGIWSYGQLPVDAFPDVSPNLVQVFTETDGLAPEEIEKYVTYPVEAAMTGLPGVKQIRSVSNFGLSVVNIYFDDGTDIYFNRQLVNERLQEAREQIPDGFGTPGMGPISTGMGLILFYYLNDTTGTYSLEELRTIHDWIVKFNLQTVPGVTEVLGIGGFEKQFHVVVRPDALLRYDVTLDEIIERIEANNRNVGAQFLEKGSEELVVRSVGLATNIEDLGRIVVKSEEGRPVYLDQVADVQIGGAIRRGLQTRNGEGEVIAGMVVKLYGTNASSVIERVEAKIEEINEIIPDGLELVPYYQQKDIVDSAVTTVTNALLQGIALVAIVLFAFMGGARPSAVVALAIPFSILFAIIAMGYFGLSANLMSFGGLAIAIGILVDGTIVMVENADRLLREPHPGMTKRQIIEKACREVARPILFAIAIIIIVFLPLFALEGVEGKTFGPLAYSITLALTGSLIFSLFLAPVFSDLLLKQKVPAAGEEGETSEPFIIRKILSRYSILLEYFVSNRKVSVWLAGGLVALGLVIFPFLGSEFTPELKEGTIVVRLTMAPSISLNESKRTTMIVERRLLAIPEVKEVVTRIGRGEVGAHADPINAAEIYVILKPEDEWRESGDQEFIEDIIRDELGVMPGIVANLTQPVEMTVDELLEGVRAELAVKLFGDDLDLLEEKANEIAGVLRQVEGAADVQVDQVSGTPQLLISPDREAVARYGLNIEDVQNVISAAVGGAEAGQVFEGIRRFGILVRFSEEFRDSPEKIGQILVKTPTGARVPLSQLADIREIVGPRQITRENTQRFVTVQANVVGLDIGTFVKLGQAAIDANVELPPGYLTSWGGQFRLQQEANARFAIVIPITLAAIAFVLFINFGSLGNSILILLNIPLALVGGIFALWISGQNLSVPSSVGFIALFGIALGNAMVLITYINELVREGHPVRDACLMGARLRLRPVLMTAVTTALGLLPLLIASGTGSEVQRPLATVVMGGLFTSTALTLLVIPSLYPWFMPRKEEIETELTGTDSPLLAE, from the coding sequence ATGATCGAAAATCTTGTATCGAGATCGATTCACAATCCACTCCTCGTTGGTGTGCTTGCAGTAGCTGTGTTTCTTGGTGGCATATGGTCATATGGCCAACTGCCGGTGGACGCATTTCCTGACGTATCTCCAAACCTGGTTCAAGTCTTTACAGAGACAGATGGCTTGGCCCCTGAAGAGATCGAAAAATATGTAACCTATCCGGTTGAAGCCGCTATGACGGGTTTGCCAGGCGTGAAGCAGATACGAAGCGTCTCTAATTTCGGGCTTTCCGTTGTCAATATTTACTTCGACGACGGGACCGACATTTACTTCAACCGCCAACTTGTCAACGAGAGGCTACAAGAAGCCCGTGAGCAGATTCCGGATGGTTTTGGAACGCCGGGTATGGGGCCAATTTCAACCGGCATGGGCCTTATACTTTTCTACTACCTCAATGACACAACCGGCACGTATTCGCTTGAAGAGCTACGCACGATTCACGATTGGATCGTGAAATTCAATTTACAAACCGTGCCCGGTGTAACTGAAGTGCTGGGAATTGGAGGATTTGAAAAACAGTTTCACGTTGTCGTACGTCCTGACGCTTTGCTTCGCTACGATGTTACTCTGGACGAGATCATCGAGCGCATCGAAGCGAACAATCGCAATGTCGGGGCCCAGTTTTTGGAGAAAGGAAGCGAGGAGTTAGTGGTCCGCTCAGTTGGCTTAGCGACCAATATCGAGGACTTAGGACGCATCGTTGTGAAGTCAGAAGAAGGGCGTCCGGTGTATCTAGATCAGGTCGCGGATGTGCAGATTGGCGGTGCGATTAGACGGGGACTACAGACTCGCAACGGTGAAGGGGAAGTCATCGCCGGAATGGTCGTCAAGCTTTACGGCACTAACGCCTCTTCGGTGATTGAACGCGTTGAGGCTAAGATTGAGGAAATCAATGAAATTATCCCCGATGGTCTAGAGCTCGTTCCCTATTACCAGCAGAAAGACATCGTAGACTCAGCAGTCACCACGGTAACAAATGCGCTGCTTCAAGGCATCGCACTCGTGGCCATCGTTCTCTTCGCCTTCATGGGTGGAGCCAGGCCAAGCGCCGTGGTTGCACTCGCAATACCGTTCTCAATTCTATTTGCAATCATTGCCATGGGCTACTTCGGCCTTTCGGCAAACCTGATGTCGTTTGGGGGGCTGGCAATTGCCATTGGTATTCTGGTTGATGGCACAATTGTCATGGTCGAAAACGCCGACCGTCTGTTGCGCGAACCTCATCCTGGTATGACTAAGCGCCAAATTATTGAAAAAGCCTGCCGCGAAGTGGCAAGGCCAATTCTATTTGCCATAGCGATCATCATTATTGTGTTTCTCCCGTTGTTTGCGTTGGAAGGCGTTGAGGGTAAAACGTTTGGTCCTTTGGCCTATTCCATCACCCTGGCTCTCACTGGGTCACTGATATTCTCACTGTTTCTTGCACCCGTTTTCAGCGACCTGCTCTTAAAACAGAAAGTGCCTGCGGCGGGCGAAGAAGGTGAAACAAGTGAGCCTTTCATCATCCGTAAGATTCTCTCCCGGTACTCAATCCTGCTCGAGTATTTTGTATCCAATCGCAAAGTATCCGTGTGGCTTGCAGGTGGTTTAGTGGCGTTGGGTTTGGTCATTTTCCCCTTTCTCGGTTCGGAATTCACGCCTGAACTCAAAGAGGGAACGATTGTTGTGCGCCTTACAATGGCGCCATCCATCTCTCTTAACGAAAGTAAGCGAACGACCATGATTGTCGAACGGCGGCTTCTGGCGATTCCCGAAGTCAAAGAGGTTGTTACGCGTATCGGCCGGGGCGAGGTTGGGGCCCATGCAGACCCGATAAACGCTGCCGAAATTTATGTAATTCTAAAGCCCGAAGACGAATGGCGTGAGTCTGGTGATCAGGAGTTTATCGAGGACATTATCCGAGATGAACTCGGCGTCATGCCAGGCATAGTTGCCAATCTGACACAACCCGTAGAAATGACCGTCGATGAGCTTCTGGAAGGTGTGCGAGCCGAGTTGGCCGTCAAACTCTTTGGGGACGACCTTGATCTCCTGGAAGAAAAGGCCAACGAAATAGCAGGAGTGCTGCGGCAGGTTGAAGGAGCGGCAGATGTCCAAGTAGACCAAGTCAGTGGAACGCCTCAGTTACTGATTAGCCCAGACCGGGAGGCTGTAGCCCGGTATGGGTTGAATATTGAAGATGTTCAGAATGTCATCAGTGCTGCTGTGGGTGGAGCTGAGGCGGGACAAGTGTTCGAAGGAATTCGAAGATTCGGAATTCTCGTCCGCTTTTCTGAAGAGTTTAGAGATTCGCCAGAGAAAATTGGTCAAATCCTAGTAAAAACCCCAACTGGTGCACGCGTGCCACTTTCACAGCTTGCGGACATTAGAGAGATTGTGGGGCCACGCCAGATTACAAGAGAGAACACGCAGCGCTTTGTGACCGTACAAGCGAATGTCGTCGGATTGGACATTGGTACTTTTGTTAAACTGGGCCAGGCCGCCATCGACGCAAATGTTGAGTTACCGCCCGGCTATCTCACTTCGTGGGGTGGGCAGTTCAGGCTACAACAAGAGGCGAATGCCCGGTTTGCCATTGTCATTCCGATTACGCTGGCAGCAATCGCTTTCGTTCTCTTCATTAACTTTGGTTCGTTAGGCAATTCAATTCTTATCCTCCTCAATATCCCGCTTGCACTGGTCGGTGGCATATTTGCGCTATGGATTTCTGGACAGAATCTATCGGTGCCGTCATCGGTAGGTTTTATCGCGCTCTTTGGTATCGCCTTAGGAAACGCGATGGTTCTTATTACCTACATTAATGAACTTGTTAGAGAGGGACACCCGGTCAGGGATGCCTGCTTAATGGGTGCACGCTTGCGTCTACGTCCCGTTCTGATGACGGCAGTAACAACCGCCCTTGGTCTGTTACCCTTGCTCATTGCAAGTGGAACAGGGAGCGAAGTCCAAAGACCGTTAGCCACAGTCGTCATGGGAGGGTTGTTTACTTCAACCGCGCTGACATTGCTTGTTATACCGTCATTGTATCCGTGGTTTATGCCGCGCAAAGAAGAAATTGAAACTGAGCTGACTGGGACGGACAGTCCCTTGCTTGCGGAGTAA